The following proteins come from a genomic window of Haliaeetus albicilla chromosome 23, bHalAlb1.1, whole genome shotgun sequence:
- the TENT5D gene encoding terminal nucleotidyltransferase 5D: MTEDSDHRFSSLTWDQIKILDQVLAEVIPIHGRGNFPTLDVKPKDIIHVVKEQLIEKQINVRDIRLNGSTASHILVKQNGTSYKDLDIIFGVELPSELEFQVVKEAVLNCLLDFLPKCVNKEKITAQTMKDAYVQKMVKVSTDHDRWSLISLSNNSGKNVELKFVNSLRRQFEFSVDSFQIILDSILNVYTAADCKLTEDSHPTVIAESMYGDFNEAMDHLKYKLISTRNPEEIRGGGLLKYSNLLVRDFKPADEAEIKSLERYMCSRFFIDFPDVAEQQRKIESYLRNHFIGEEKSKYDYLMTLRGVVNESTVCLMGHERRQTLNMITILALKVLGEQNIIPNAANVTCYYQPAPYISDRNFSNYYIAHGQPPILYQPYPFHIQMQSGMV; encoded by the coding sequence ATGACTGAGGACTCAGACCACAGATTCAGTAGTCTCACCTGGGATCAGATTAAAATCCTGGATCAAGTTTTAGCTGAGGTCATACCTATTCATGGGAGAGGAAATTTTCCAACACTGGATGTAAAGCCAAAGGATATCATTCATGTGGTAAAGGAACAGCTCATTGAAAAGCAAATCAATGTTAGAGATATCCGCCTGAACGGTTCGACAGCCAGTCACATCCTAGTAAAGCAGAATGGAACCAGTTACAAGGACCTAGACATCATTTTTGGGGTGGAACTTCCAAGTGAGCTCGAGTTCCAGGTTGTTAAGGAAGCAGTTCTTAATTGTCTATTGGACTTCTTGCCAAAATGTgttaataaggaaaaaattactgCTCAGACCATGAAAGATGCCTATGTGCAGAAGATGGTCAAAGTCTCTACCGACCATGATCGCTGGAGTCTCATCTCGCTGTCAAACAACAGTGGCAAGAATGTAGAATTAAAGTTTGTGAACTCACTCAGACGGCAGTTTGAGTTTAGCGTGGACTCCTTCCAAATCATACTGGACTCCATACTAAATGTTTACACAGCAGCAGACTGCAAACTGACAGAAGACTCTCACCCCACTGTCATTGCCGAGAGTATGTATGGAGACTTCAACGAAGCAATGGACCACTTAAAATACAAACTGATTTCTACAAGGAACCCGGAGGAAATCAGAGGAGGTGGCCTCCTGAAGTACAGCAATCTCCTGGTTCGTGACTTTAAGCCAGCAGATGAGGCTGAAATTAAATCTCTGGAACGTTACATGTGCTCCAGGTTCTTCATTGATTTTCCAGATGTTGctgagcagcagaggaaaattgAGTCATATCTGCGCAACCACTTCattggggaagagaaaagcaagtatGACTACTTGATGACTCTGCGTGGAGTTGTAAACGAGAGCACAGTCTGTCTCATGGGACATGAACGAAGACAAACTCTGAATATGATCACAATTCTGGCTTTAAAAGTACTCGGAGAGCAAAATATCATCCCAAATGCAGCCAATGTAACATGCTATTATCAGCCTGCTCCATATATCAGCGACAGAAACTTCAGCAATTACTACATTGCTCACGGACAACCACCTATCCTCTACCAGCCATACCCATTTCACATACAAATGCAAAGCGGCATGGTTTAG